A stretch of the Rosa rugosa chromosome 5, drRosRugo1.1, whole genome shotgun sequence genome encodes the following:
- the LOC133711637 gene encoding uncharacterized protein LOC133711637: MSSRAVLQKGLRLQVGDGANISLWNDPWVPDQFSFRPFSPVMEGTEHWRVADVIDDDNKVWLTDVLEELFTSGEVGKIASIPLSIRGANDRWVWHFDSNGVYKVRSGYHVFRNFEKIEQTASSSATEQGAFEDMLEQNLACQCSTQS, translated from the coding sequence ATGTCGAGTAGGGCGGTGTTACAAAAAGGTCTGAGGCTTCAGGTGGGAGATGGTGCGAATATCTCCTTATGGAATGACCCTTGGGTTCCAGATCAGTTCTCTTTTCGACCTTTCTCCCCTGTGATGGAAGGGACTGAGCATTGGCGGGTTGCAGATGTTATTGATGATGATAACAAAGTATGGCTAACTGATGTTCTGGAGGAGTTGTTTACTAGTGGGGAGGTTGGAAAAATAGCCTCAATCCCTTTAAGCATTCGAGGGGCTAATGATAGATGGGTGTGGCATTTTGATTCAAATGGGGTATACAAGGTGAGAAGTGGCTATCATGTGTTTCGTAACTTTGAGAAGATAGAACAGACTGCATCCTCGTCTGCGACGGAGCAGGGGGCCTTTGAGGATATGCTGGAACAAAATCTGGCATGCCAATGTTCCACCCAAAGTTAA